The following are from one region of the Simiduia agarivorans SA1 = DSM 21679 genome:
- the ychF gene encoding redox-regulated ATPase YchF, whose translation MGFNCGIVGLPNVGKSTLFNALTKAGIDAENFPFCTIEPNAGVVPVPDPRQDKLAEIVKPERVVPTTMEFIDIAGIVAGASKGEGLGNKFLANIRETDAIAHVVRCFENDNVIHVANKVDPAADIDVINTELALADLDTCERALQRFTKAAKGQDKDAIAKKALLEKILPHLNEAKPLRSFGLDADELAALKELNLLTVKPTMYIANVDEDGFENNPYLDVVNKIAAEEGAVVVPICNKLESEIAELEDDEKAEFLAELGMEEPGLNRVIRAGYKLLNLHTYFTAGVKEVRAWTIPVGATAPQAAGVIHTDFERGFIRAETIAYDDFVQYQGEQGAKTAGKSRKEGKDYVVKDGDVLHFLFNV comes from the coding sequence ATGGGATTTAATTGCGGCATTGTCGGCCTGCCCAATGTGGGCAAATCCACACTGTTTAATGCCCTGACCAAAGCGGGTATTGATGCAGAGAACTTTCCTTTCTGCACTATTGAGCCCAATGCGGGTGTGGTGCCAGTGCCCGATCCGCGTCAGGATAAGTTGGCCGAAATTGTAAAGCCCGAGCGCGTGGTGCCTACCACCATGGAGTTTATTGATATCGCCGGCATTGTGGCGGGTGCTTCCAAGGGTGAAGGCCTGGGTAACAAATTCCTGGCCAATATCCGGGAAACCGATGCCATTGCGCATGTGGTGCGTTGTTTCGAAAACGACAATGTCATCCACGTGGCCAACAAGGTGGACCCGGCCGCCGATATCGATGTGATTAACACAGAATTGGCACTTGCCGACCTGGATACCTGTGAGCGCGCGTTGCAGCGTTTCACCAAGGCAGCCAAAGGGCAGGATAAAGATGCCATTGCCAAAAAAGCTCTGTTGGAAAAAATCCTACCGCACCTGAATGAAGCCAAACCACTTCGTTCGTTTGGTCTGGATGCCGATGAACTGGCTGCGCTCAAAGAGTTGAATCTACTGACCGTGAAACCCACCATGTACATTGCCAATGTGGATGAGGATGGATTCGAAAACAATCCGTACCTGGATGTGGTGAATAAGATCGCGGCCGAAGAGGGCGCGGTGGTGGTGCCTATTTGTAATAAGCTCGAGTCTGAAATCGCCGAGCTGGAAGACGATGAAAAGGCAGAATTTCTGGCCGAGTTGGGCATGGAAGAGCCGGGCCTGAACCGTGTTATCCGTGCGGGTTATAAGCTGCTGAATCTGCACACCTACTTTACCGCGGGTGTTAAAGAGGTGCGTGCCTGGACGATTCCGGTAGGCGCCACCGCCCCGCAGGCTGCGGGCGTGATCCATACGGATTTCGAACGCGGTTTTATCCGTGCCGAAACCATTGCATATGACGACTTTGT
- the pth gene encoding aminoacyl-tRNA hydrolase, translating into MTETVKLIVGLGNPGQEYDRTRHNAGADFVFELARQYSTTLVPDSKAFGLTARITIGSRDVGLLVPTTYMNRSGQSVGAMCNFFKIEPESILVAHDELDLAPGVARLKVGGGHGGHNGLRDIISALANNKNFQRLRIGIGHPGNASQVSGYVLKRAPQAEQQLIDDAIADSLRQIRAIVDGDMEAAMRELHTKK; encoded by the coding sequence ATGACTGAGACTGTCAAATTGATTGTTGGCCTGGGAAATCCAGGCCAGGAATACGACAGGACCCGTCATAATGCCGGGGCCGATTTCGTTTTTGAACTGGCTCGCCAATACAGCACCACGCTGGTGCCCGATAGCAAGGCATTCGGGCTGACGGCCCGCATTACCATCGGCTCGCGCGATGTGGGTTTATTAGTGCCTACCACCTACATGAATCGTAGCGGTCAATCGGTGGGTGCGATGTGTAACTTCTTTAAGATTGAGCCCGAATCTATTCTGGTTGCTCACGACGAGTTGGATCTGGCGCCAGGTGTTGCCCGTTTGAAAGTCGGCGGAGGACACGGTGGGCACAATGGTCTGCGGGATATAATTTCTGCTCTGGCCAACAACAAAAATTTTCAACGCTTACGCATTGGTATAGGTCATCCTGGTAATGCCAGTCAGGTCTCGGGGTATGTGCTCAAGCGCGCGCCGCAGGCCGAGCAACAATTAATCGATGACGCCATTGCAGACAGTCTGCGCCAGATTCGCGCCATAGTGGACGGCGATATGGAAGCTGCCATGCGTGAGCTGCACACCAAAAAATAA
- a CDS encoding 50S ribosomal protein L25/general stress protein Ctc, whose translation MSDAFTLNVEKRDVEGKGASRRLRRLAGKVPAIIYGGKSEPQNIQISHKDLVHHLENEAFYSHIISLVVDGKAEDVILKDLQRHPAKPVILHADFQRVVKGQKMKVSVPLHFINEASAKGVKQGGGIVSHLVSELEVNVLPKDLPEFIEVDVANLELGATLHISEINLPKALESVELAHGHDLPVVTIIKPRGMGSDDTATEAEGEADAE comes from the coding sequence ATGTCTGATGCTTTTACTCTGAACGTAGAAAAGCGTGACGTAGAAGGGAAAGGTGCGAGCCGCCGCCTTCGTCGTCTCGCTGGTAAAGTCCCTGCCATCATTTACGGTGGTAAGTCAGAGCCACAGAATATCCAGATCAGCCACAAAGACCTGGTTCATCATCTGGAAAACGAAGCCTTCTACTCACACATCATTTCACTGGTTGTGGATGGCAAGGCCGAAGACGTGATCCTGAAGGATCTGCAGCGTCACCCTGCCAAGCCGGTAATCCTGCACGCTGATTTCCAGCGCGTGGTGAAAGGCCAGAAGATGAAAGTGAGCGTACCGCTGCACTTCATTAACGAAGCTTCCGCCAAAGGCGTTAAGCAGGGCGGTGGCATCGTGTCTCACCTGGTATCCGAACTGGAAGTTAACGTTCTGCCAAAAGACCTGCCAGAGTTCATCGAAGTGGACGTGGCCAATCTGGAGCTGGGCGCTACCCTGCACATCTCCGAGATTAACCTGCCCAAGGCGCTGGAGTCTGTTGAACTGGCACACGGCCATGACCTGCCCGTAGTGACCATCATCAAGCCGCGCGGCATGGGGTCTGACGACACTGCTACCGAAGCTGAAGGCGAAGCTGACGCCGAGTAA
- a CDS encoding ribose-phosphate pyrophosphokinase, with the protein MVFTGNANPALAQMIVDQLGLPLGDASVNKFSDGEISVELNENVRGCDVFVVQSTCAPTNDNLMELIVMVDALRRASAGRITAVVPYFGYARQDRRVRSARVPITAKVVADMMVSVGVDRVLTVDLHAEQIQGFFDVPVDNVYGSSVLIEDIEAQGFEDLVVVSPDIGGVVRARAIAKQLDIELAIIDKRRPKANMAEVMNLIGEVEGRTCLLIDDMVDTAGTLCSAAAALKDRGAKKVVAYCTHPVLSGKAITNLNNSTLDELVVTDSIPLSEEAKGCGRVRTLTLSKMLAEAVRRLNNEESLSAMFRM; encoded by the coding sequence ATGGTTTTTACCGGTAACGCCAATCCGGCGTTGGCCCAAATGATTGTGGATCAGTTGGGGTTGCCGCTTGGCGATGCCAGTGTGAACAAGTTTTCCGACGGGGAGATCTCCGTTGAGCTGAACGAAAACGTGCGCGGTTGCGACGTGTTCGTGGTGCAATCCACTTGCGCACCCACCAATGACAACCTGATGGAACTGATCGTGATGGTCGATGCGCTGCGTCGGGCCTCTGCCGGTCGCATCACCGCTGTCGTGCCTTACTTTGGTTATGCCCGCCAGGATCGCCGCGTGCGTTCTGCCCGGGTACCCATCACCGCTAAGGTGGTTGCAGACATGATGGTGTCTGTGGGTGTAGACCGGGTGTTGACCGTCGATCTGCACGCAGAGCAGATTCAGGGCTTCTTCGATGTGCCGGTGGACAACGTCTACGGCTCGTCGGTACTGATTGAAGATATCGAAGCCCAGGGCTTTGAAGACCTGGTGGTGGTATCCCCCGATATCGGTGGTGTTGTACGCGCCCGCGCTATCGCAAAACAGCTGGATATCGAGCTGGCTATCATCGATAAGCGTCGCCCCAAGGCCAACATGGCCGAGGTGATGAACCTGATCGGTGAGGTGGAAGGTCGCACCTGTCTGCTGATTGATGACATGGTCGATACCGCTGGCACCCTGTGCAGCGCGGCGGCAGCACTGAAAGATCGCGGCGCGAAAAAAGTCGTGGCCTACTGTACCCACCCGGTATTGTCTGGCAAGGCTATCACCAATCTGAACAACTCAACCTTGGACGAGCTGGTGGTAACCGACTCTATCCCGTTGAGCGAAGAGGCCAAAGGCTGTGGCCGCGTGCGTACGCTGACCCTGTCCAAAATGCTGGCAGAGGCGGTGCGTCGCCTGAACAATGAAGAATCACTGAGTGCCATGTTCCGCATGTAA
- the ispE gene encoding 4-(cytidine 5'-diphospho)-2-C-methyl-D-erythritol kinase: protein MIERSGLRWPAPVKLNLCLHITGRRADGYHNLQTLFQLLRYGDFLSFRPLEDARVFLRNPLPGVDDEQNLVVRAARLLQSATGCQKGAIIDLDKRVPMGGGIGGGSSDAATTLVALNHYWQTGLSLSHLAELGLQLGADVPVFIEGKTAWAEGVGERLQPVQMPEIWYLVVTPNCHVSTAEIFSHKDLTRDSADITVAAFLEQGGRNDCQDLVARLHPEVRQVIDWLNQFGAAQMTGTGASVYCAFASAEAAQSVLCVMPKQWQGFVAQAVNTSPLHDLLQQIDDTGA from the coding sequence ATGATTGAGCGATCCGGTCTGCGCTGGCCGGCACCGGTCAAGCTTAACTTGTGCTTACACATTACCGGCCGGCGGGCAGATGGCTACCACAACCTCCAAACCCTGTTCCAACTGCTCCGTTACGGCGATTTTCTGAGCTTCAGACCGCTGGAAGATGCCAGGGTATTCCTGCGCAATCCCTTGCCAGGGGTCGACGACGAGCAAAACCTGGTGGTGCGGGCGGCCAGATTGCTGCAGTCCGCCACCGGTTGCCAGAAAGGTGCAATAATCGATTTGGATAAGCGGGTGCCCATGGGCGGTGGCATTGGTGGCGGCTCATCCGATGCGGCAACCACCTTGGTTGCCTTGAATCACTACTGGCAAACCGGGCTCAGTCTGTCGCATCTGGCGGAGTTGGGCTTGCAGCTGGGTGCCGACGTGCCGGTCTTTATCGAAGGCAAAACAGCCTGGGCCGAGGGGGTGGGTGAGCGCCTTCAGCCAGTGCAAATGCCCGAGATCTGGTACCTGGTGGTCACCCCAAATTGCCATGTTTCCACCGCTGAAATATTTTCCCACAAAGATTTGACAAGAGACTCGGCCGACATTACAGTAGCGGCCTTTCTTGAGCAGGGTGGTCGGAACGACTGTCAGGATCTGGTAGCCAGACTCCACCCGGAAGTGCGCCAAGTCATTGATTGGCTTAATCAATTTGGTGCTGCTCAGATGACTGGAACAGGTGCCAGTGTGTACTGCGCCTTCGCCAGTGCAGAGGCCGCACAATCCGTTTTGTGCGTGATGCCGAAGCAGTGGCAAGGGTTTGTAGCGCAAGCTGTAAACACATCGCCGTTACATGACCTGTTACAGCAAATTGACGATACTGGGGCATAG
- the lolB gene encoding lipoprotein insertase outer membrane protein LolB: MITALARPTVNARWGWLLLLLLLQACSSLTPVPSEADLEGRDDALLALEQWQFEGKMGFRVPGESGSVYLDWRQQQDDYQIRLQGPLGQGAAEITGSPAGVLLVQGDQRWAGASAEALVQQQFGWRLPVSDLRYWLRGLPAPARGEVVELIRDEQGLLVSQAQGDWVLHYSQYQWVDGQAMPGRVKAEADTLGVRLTLVIKGWQLGGAND; this comes from the coding sequence ATGATTACAGCGTTAGCCAGGCCCACGGTAAATGCCCGCTGGGGGTGGTTGTTGTTACTGTTGCTATTGCAGGCCTGCAGTAGCCTGACGCCAGTGCCTTCTGAGGCAGACCTTGAAGGCCGCGATGATGCTTTGTTGGCGTTGGAGCAGTGGCAATTCGAAGGCAAAATGGGCTTTCGCGTACCGGGCGAAAGCGGCAGCGTATACCTGGACTGGCGGCAACAGCAGGACGATTACCAGATCCGCTTGCAGGGCCCGCTTGGGCAGGGCGCGGCGGAAATTACCGGCTCTCCCGCCGGCGTGTTGCTGGTGCAGGGCGACCAGCGTTGGGCCGGCGCTAGTGCCGAGGCGCTGGTGCAACAACAATTCGGTTGGCGCCTGCCCGTGAGCGATTTGCGTTATTGGCTTCGCGGCCTGCCTGCGCCCGCGCGGGGAGAGGTGGTTGAGTTGATCCGCGACGAGCAAGGGTTGCTGGTCAGTCAGGCGCAGGGCGATTGGGTGCTGCACTACAGCCAGTACCAATGGGTCGATGGTCAGGCAATGCCTGGGCGCGTGAAAGCCGAAGCCGATACGCTTGGCGTGCGCCTGACGCTGGTGATCAAGGGCTGGCAATTGGGTGGTGCCAATGATTGA